The nucleotide sequence CACCGGCCGGCCGGCGGCGAACTCGCTTCTTCCGGTACGCGACCAGGTGCACCACGCCCTCACCCTGCTCTCGGTGCCGGCGGCGCCGAAGCTGGTCGCCGAGGTGCACGCCGCGTTCTTCGGCACGGCGGCGGCCGGTGCGCTCGCCGCCGGCAGGCTCACCCACCTGCGCCGGGACGAGAAGCGCTCGTTCAGCTCGGCGCCGTACGCGCGGCCGTACTATCTCTGCGCGGCGCTGACCGCCGAGCACCTGGCACCGGCGCGCGGCCTGGTCGCGGTCTCCACCTGGCCGCTGGAGCGGCGGATCGTCGGCCCGCTCAGTCCCCGGGTCGACTTCCTCACCGCCGCCGTCCGGGTCGCCGAACGGGCCGGTACGGTGCCGGCCGGCAACCCCAGCCTGGCCCGGCTGGTGTGGCGGTTCGCCAGCAACATCCCCGGCGCGCTCGACACCACCGGCCGGCCCGACACCCTGGACCCGGGAACGGTCATCCGGGCGGCCGAGGCGGAACGGGTGGTGCACGCCGACGCCGACCAGGCGCACCGGGCGGCGGCGGCCGAACGGGCCCGCCGGCAGCTCGACCAGCTCGACCAGCTCTTCGGTAATACGCTGCGGACACTTCCGGGCACCACGACCCGGCGGGGCGGCACGAAGCCGGCGGGCAACCCGACGGTCCAGGAGAAGACGGCATGACGACCATCAGCATGGACACCGGCCGGAGCGCCGCCGAGCGGTTGGCCGCGATCCGGGGCGCGGCGAAGCCGAAGCGGCACAACGCGCGGACGATCGCCGCGCTGACCCGCAACCCGGGCTGCGCCCGGCGGGCGGTGCTGGACACCGCAGGGGTGGACAAGCAGCGGCTGGCGGCGTACGTCGACTTCCCGGCCTGGTTCGGGCAGTCCGGCTTCGCCATCGCCCGGGGCAACGCGTTCGAGGCGCAGGTCAAGGCGAGCGGCGCCGCCGAGCTGGTGAAACTGCTCCGGGAACGGCTCGGGCTGCCGATCCCCGAGGTGGCCTACGACGACCTGGAAACGGTGACCGGGCGGGAGAAGGAAACCCCCGAGGTCCGGTACGCCCGGTCCCGCGCCCTGCTGCTGCGGGCCGCCGCCGGTGCCGACGGTGCCGGCACGCTCCTCGACCATCCGCTGCTCGCCCTCGACGTGGCGGGCCAGCGGGTCTATCTCGAACCGGACCTGATCGCCTTCCGGCACGAGGGGCGGTTCCACGTCGTCGAGATCAAGTCGTTCGCGGTGGTGGACGGGCAGGCCGATCCGGCCAAGGTGTCGGCGGCGGCGATCCAGTCGGCCGTCTACGTGCAGGCGATGCGGGCGATGCTGGCCGAGGCCGGGCACGACCCGGAGATCGTGTCGCACGACGTCGTACTCGTCTGCCCGCGCGACTTCTCCAACTCCCCGACGGCGGTACTCGTCGACGTACGCCGGCAGTTGGCCGTGCTGCGGCGGCAGCTGCGCCGGATGACCAGGGTGGAGGCGATGCTCGCCGCGCTGCCGCCGGACCTCAGCTTCGACCTGGCGCCGGACGCCGACGGTGTGCCGACCCGCTCCCCGGAAGCACTTGTCGACGCCCTGCACAGCGTCGACGCCCGGTACGTCCCGGACTGCCTGTCGGTCTGCGAACTGGCCTACTTCTGCCGGGCCGAGGCGCGCGGCTGCACCGCCGCGCTCGGCACCTCGACCCGGGAGGAACTGGGTGGGATCGAGCGGGTCGAGACCGCGCTCGGGCTGGCCAGCGGCAGGCTGGAGGCGGCCGAGGACCAGGCGGAGGCGGCGGCACTGCTCCGGAACGCCGCCCGGCTCCGCGCCGAGCTGCTGCCGGCGGCCGGGCGGGTGGCGGCGTCCGTCCCGGCCGACGGGCGCCCCGCCCACTGAGAGCTGGCTGGCTGCCACCGGCACCGCGCACCGGCCGCTACCTAGGGTCGCGTACGTCCCGGAGGACGGAGACCGGACGCCCGTGCGGGTCGGGCACGCTGGCGGTCACGTTCCGCACGGTGACACCGTCGATGTGTCGTCGGTACCAGCCGTAGCCGGGTGGGGCGGTCCAGTGCCATGCCTCCGGATAGCGGCCGTCGTACTCGTCGGGTTCGACCGGAGTGGCGGCGCCGCCGGAGAGCAGGTCGAACCGGATGTCGTCGAGCAGTACGTCGTAGATCCCGGCCGTGCCGCCGGCCTCGCGGGTGCCGGAGAGCAGCGCGGCGTTGCCGAGGTGGTTGGCGGGGCGGCCGTCGGCGATCCCGGTGGCGGTGATGTCCTCGAAGCGCAGCCCGCTCACCCACCTCGGGTCACGCGCCGGATGCGGCACCCCGGCGCCGTCGACCCAGACCCGGCGGCCGATCAGGACGAAGACCGCCCGGCGGATCCGGTCGACGGTGATCCGCCGGAACGTGACATCGTGGACCGCGCCGCCGTCGACGGCGGTGATCACCAGCGCGCCGATGGTGACGTTCTTGACCAGCACGTCCTCGACCACGATGCCCTGGAACACGCCGTGGCTGGCGGTGCCGAGCTTGACCCCGTTGGCCCGGGTGGAGGCGCCGACGGTGGAGAGTCGCACCACGGCACCCCGCACACCGTGGCTCGGTGATTCCGGCTGCACCTGGGCGCTGTCCGTCGGGTGGGTCTTGAAGCAGATCGCGTCGTCGTCGGCGAATACCGCGACCCGCTCGACGAGCAGGTCGTGGCTGTCGACGATGTCGATGCCGTCCCGACCGCCGACGATGCTGCTGTCGATGTCGACGTCCGCGATGGTCAGTCCGTCGATCTCGGTCGGCACCAGTCCCCAGGCACCGGAGTCCTTGAGGTGGATGTCGCGGATCGTGACGTCGGTGCCCCGGGCCAGATAGACGGCGGCCGGGCCGGTCCGCTCCGGCGTCAACCCGGTCCACGGCGGGTTCCGGCCGTCGCCGTCGACCACCCCGCCGCCGGTGATCAGCAGGTTGTCGGCGCGGTGCGCGAAGAGCAGGGCCCGCTGCACCAGCCCGCCGACGAACGGCGGATTGTCGGCGCCGCCCCGCAACGGCGGATAGGCGGCCTCGTCCCGGCTGCCCAACAGTTTCGCGTCCGGGGCGACGAAGAACGTCAGGTCCGACTTCAGGCGTACGGTGCCGGACCGGAAGACCCCGCCGGCCAGCAGTACGGTGCCACCGGCCGGGGTGGCGTCGACGGCCCGCTGGATCGCCGGACCGTCGTTGGTGACTCCGTCGGCGACGGCCCCGTGATCGCGTACGTCCACGACGGTGCCGGCCGGGACGGGCAGCGGGTTCTGGTGCACGAGTACCCGGTCGACGAGCAGGGTGCCGGTCTGGCCGGTGCCGACGGCGAACCACAGCCGGCCGATGTCGGCGGCGGCCGGATCCCGGAACGCGTACCTGGTGGGTGCGGCGGTGCTGCCGCCGGTGGGGTGGCGCCGGCCGTCGACGTACGCGGTGAACTGCCGGGCGGAGACGTCCAGCACCAGCCGGACGGTGTACCACTCGCCGGGGCGGACGCCCGAGACCAGCACATGGTTGGCGCTGCCGGTGACGAGTTGCAGGTGCCCGTTGCTGAACTGGAGCGCCGCCGCCGTACGCCCGTCCGCGCTCTGCGCGTAGAGCGCGACCTTGACCCCGGCGGTCTCCTCGGTACGCAGGTTCGCCAGCACGTTCACCGTGCCACCCTGGGCGGGAAAGCTGCGTACCGCGCCGACCTCGCCGGAGGTGCCGGTCTTGGCCAGCCGCAGGCTGCGGTCCTCGACACTCGGCACCGCGGCGACAGCCGGGGTGCCGCCGGTGCTGGTCAGCGTGTAGCCGGGCGGCGGTGGTCCGCCGACCGGCGTCTCGTCGAACAGGTCGAACGCCTGGTAGGACACGGTCGGATCGGGCACCCGGCGCAACGAGACGTTGTCGACGTGCAGGATTCCGGGATAGCCGGCGCCGATGCCGAAGGTGAGCCTGCCGACGTCGGCGGTGGGCTGCCGGAACGGCGCGTCGGCGAGCAGTCGCGCCCCGTCGACGTAGAGGTCGAACCGCTGCGGCCCGGTACGCAGCACCACCCGGACGGCGTACCAGCGCTGGGCCGACGCCGGGGCGAGGACCGTGCCGGGGCCGGCGACGTGGAACCGGCCGTCCCGGATGGCGATGCTGGCCGCCGGGGTACCGGTGGAGCCGGCGACGTAGAGCACGTTGAACCAGCCGGTGGCCCGGTCGACCCGGACTCGGGCCGCCGCCTCCACGGTGCCGGCGAGCGGGTTCGCGGCGCTGCGTTCGGCGGCCACGCCGGCCGCCGTACCGGACCTGGCGATCCGCAGGCTCCGGTCGGTCTGGTCGGGCAGTGCCGCGACGCCGACGGTGCCACCGGAGGTGTCGGCGCCCCAGCCGGCCGGAACGCTGCCGGTGCCGGCGTCGTTGAAGTGCTCGCTCACCGCGCTCGTCGCACCCGGCCCGGCCGCGAGCGGCACCCCGGCGGCGGCGGACGGCACCCCAGCGGCGACGTGCGGCACCGGCGTGGCGACGTCCGGCGCCGGTGCCGCGACGTGTGGCAGGCGTGCCGTCAGGGCGGCGCCGGTGGTCGGTTCGACCGGGTGCGGCGGGTGACCGGCCAGCAGAGGCACCAGAACCAGGGCGATCGAGAGGCGCACGGCCCGGGACTGTAGCCGATATGGAGCCGTCGGGCGGTCCTGGTGCCCGGCTGACGGGTCCC is from Micromonospora sp. WMMD1102 and encodes:
- a CDS encoding glycosyl hydrolase family 28 protein, which encodes MRLSIALVLVPLLAGHPPHPVEPTTGAALTARLPHVAAPAPDVATPVPHVAAGVPSAAAGVPLAAGPGATSAVSEHFNDAGTGSVPAGWGADTSGGTVGVAALPDQTDRSLRIARSGTAAGVAAERSAANPLAGTVEAAARVRVDRATGWFNVLYVAGSTGTPAASIAIRDGRFHVAGPGTVLAPASAQRWYAVRVVLRTGPQRFDLYVDGARLLADAPFRQPTADVGRLTFGIGAGYPGILHVDNVSLRRVPDPTVSYQAFDLFDETPVGGPPPPGYTLTSTGGTPAVAAVPSVEDRSLRLAKTGTSGEVGAVRSFPAQGGTVNVLANLRTEETAGVKVALYAQSADGRTAAALQFSNGHLQLVTGSANHVLVSGVRPGEWYTVRLVLDVSARQFTAYVDGRRHPTGGSTAAPTRYAFRDPAAADIGRLWFAVGTGQTGTLLVDRVLVHQNPLPVPAGTVVDVRDHGAVADGVTNDGPAIQRAVDATPAGGTVLLAGGVFRSGTVRLKSDLTFFVAPDAKLLGSRDEAAYPPLRGGADNPPFVGGLVQRALLFAHRADNLLITGGGVVDGDGRNPPWTGLTPERTGPAAVYLARGTDVTIRDIHLKDSGAWGLVPTEIDGLTIADVDIDSSIVGGRDGIDIVDSHDLLVERVAVFADDDAICFKTHPTDSAQVQPESPSHGVRGAVVRLSTVGASTRANGVKLGTASHGVFQGIVVEDVLVKNVTIGALVITAVDGGAVHDVTFRRITVDRIRRAVFVLIGRRVWVDGAGVPHPARDPRWVSGLRFEDITATGIADGRPANHLGNAALLSGTREAGGTAGIYDVLLDDIRFDLLSGGAATPVEPDEYDGRYPEAWHWTAPPGYGWYRRHIDGVTVRNVTASVPDPHGRPVSVLRDVRDPR